Proteins encoded by one window of Labrus bergylta chromosome 2, fLabBer1.1, whole genome shotgun sequence:
- the nfu1 gene encoding NFU1 iron-sulfur cluster scaffold homolog, mitochondrial, translating to MATYRQVGRLLGISARLSRPLASNGFQCAKLHLPSHSTGLPNRWPQNPHWVIPGRTMFVQTQDTPNPNSLKFLPGRTVLESGTLNFAGPRDAHCSPLARQLFRIDGVKGVFLGPDFITISKADDNMEWKVIKPDVFAAIMDFFTSGLPVVNEDSKPNADTAPSDDDDEVVAMIKELLDTRIRPTVQEDGGDVLYRGFEDGIVKLKLQGSCTSCPSSIITLKSGIQNMLQFYVPEVESVEQVKDEEEEDAAQA from the exons TCTTGCCAGCAATGGCTTTCAGTGTGCAAAGTTACATTTGCCTTCACATAGCACAGGACTCCCAAACAGATGGCCACAAAACCCCCATTGGGTCATTCCTG GAAGAACAATGTTTGTGCAGACACAGGACACACCGAATCCAAACAGCCTGAAGTTTCTGCCTGGTCGCACGGTTCTTGAATCTGGAACTTTGAATTTTGCTGGCCCTAGAGATGCTCACTGCTCGCCTTTAGCCAG ACAACTGTTTAGAATTGATGGAGTCAAAGGTGTCTTCCTCGGCCCCGATTTCATAACCATATCAAAG GCTGATGATAACATGGAGTGGAAAGTAATCAAGCCTGATGTATTTGCTGCCATCATGGACTTTTTCACTTCCGGACTTCCTGTTGTAAACGAGGACAGCAAACCCAACGCAGACACAG CACCTTCAGATGATGACGATGAAGTTGTTGCTATGATCAAAGAACTGCTGGATACTAGAATAAG ACCAACAGTGCAGGAGGATGGAGGGGACGTTCTGTATCGTGGGTTTGAGGATGGCATTGTTAAACTGAAGTTGCAGGGCTCTTGCACAAGTTGTCCCAGTTCCATTATAACTTTGAAGAGTGGAATCCAGAACATGCTGCAGTTTTACGTCCCTGAGGTTGAATCAGTGGAGCAG gtgaaggatgaagaggaagaggacgctGCCCAagcttaa